A DNA window from Bradyrhizobium barranii subsp. barranii contains the following coding sequences:
- the trxB gene encoding thioredoxin-disulfide reductase: MSATVHAKVVIIGSGPAGYTAAIYAARAMLEPILIQGIQAGGQLTITTDVENYPGFADVIQGPWLMEQMEKQAVHVGTKIVSDLVTKLETMQRPFRLTCDSGDVYLADSVILATGAQARWLGLPSETKFQGGGVSACATCDGFFYRNKEVVVVGGGNTAVEEALYLTNHASQVTIVHRRDHFRAERILQERLFKHPKIKVVWDSAVDEICGTENPNKVTHVRLKNVKTGALTNVKTDGVFIAIGHAPATELVKDQVKLKRSGYVEVAPNSTATSVPGLFAAGDVADETYRQAVTAAGLGCMAALEAERFLALRASERAAAE; encoded by the coding sequence ATGTCTGCCACTGTTCATGCAAAGGTCGTCATTATTGGCTCCGGCCCCGCCGGCTACACGGCGGCGATCTACGCTGCGCGCGCGATGCTCGAGCCGATCCTGATCCAGGGGATCCAGGCTGGCGGCCAGCTCACCATCACCACCGACGTCGAGAACTATCCGGGCTTCGCCGACGTGATCCAGGGCCCCTGGCTGATGGAGCAGATGGAGAAGCAGGCGGTCCATGTCGGCACCAAGATCGTCTCCGACCTGGTCACCAAGCTGGAGACTATGCAGCGGCCGTTCCGCCTCACCTGCGACAGCGGCGACGTCTATCTCGCCGACAGCGTCATCCTCGCCACCGGCGCACAGGCGCGCTGGCTCGGGCTCCCGTCGGAAACGAAATTCCAGGGCGGCGGCGTGTCGGCCTGCGCCACCTGCGACGGCTTCTTCTACCGCAACAAGGAAGTCGTGGTGGTCGGCGGCGGCAATACCGCGGTCGAGGAAGCCCTGTACCTCACCAACCATGCCTCGCAGGTCACCATCGTGCATCGTCGCGATCACTTCCGCGCCGAACGCATCCTGCAGGAGCGTCTGTTCAAGCACCCGAAGATCAAGGTGGTCTGGGACTCGGCTGTCGACGAGATCTGCGGCACCGAGAACCCGAACAAGGTCACCCATGTCCGCCTCAAGAACGTCAAGACCGGCGCGCTCACGAACGTGAAGACCGACGGTGTCTTCATCGCCATTGGACACGCGCCGGCGACCGAGCTCGTGAAGGACCAGGTCAAGCTGAAACGGTCGGGCTATGTCGAGGTTGCCCCGAACTCGACCGCCACCTCGGTGCCCGGCCTGTTCGCCGCCGGCGACGTCGCCGATGAGACCTATCGCCAAGCCGTGACGGCTGCCGGCCTCGGCTGCATGGCAGCTCTCGAAGCCGAACGTTTCCTGGCCCTGCGCGCCAGCGAGCGCGCTGCAGCGGAATAA
- the greA gene encoding transcription elongation factor GreA, producing the protein MEKVPMTAGGFAALGEELKKRQSEDRPRIIEHIAEARSHGDLSENAEYHAAKEEQSHNEGRIAELEDKLARADIIDISKLSGDTIKFGATVTLVDEDTEKKTVWQIVGEVEADAKKGRISITSPLARALIGKKKGSTVEVNAPGGAKAYEITKVEWR; encoded by the coding sequence ATGGAAAAGGTTCCGATGACAGCGGGCGGCTTTGCCGCGCTCGGGGAAGAATTGAAGAAGCGCCAGTCCGAGGACCGTCCGCGCATCATCGAGCATATTGCGGAAGCGCGCTCGCACGGCGACCTGTCGGAGAACGCGGAATATCATGCCGCGAAGGAAGAGCAGTCCCACAATGAGGGCCGCATCGCCGAGCTTGAGGACAAGCTCGCGCGCGCCGACATCATCGATATTTCCAAGCTGTCGGGCGACACCATCAAGTTCGGCGCCACCGTGACGCTGGTCGACGAGGATACCGAGAAGAAGACGGTGTGGCAGATCGTCGGCGAGGTCGAGGCCGACGCCAAGAAGGGCCGCATCTCCATCACCTCGCCGCTCGCGCGCGCGCTGATCGGCAAGAAGAAGGGTTCAACCGTCGAGGTCAACGCCCCCGGCGGCGCCAAGGCGTATGAGATCACCAAGGTGGAGTGGCGGTAA
- a CDS encoding HAD family hydrolase, whose protein sequence is MNQVVFLVDVDNTLLDNDRIQADIKAYLERRFGAPCRDRYWAILEELFEELGYRDYLGALQRYRIEHPQDMHLLSMSSFLVDYPFANRLYPGSLDVLEQLRQWGPTVLLTDGDVVFQPRKVERSGLLEAVNSHVLIYIHKELALDDVEARYPALHYVLVDDKPRILAAVKEAWGNRVTTVLPRQGQYAHDANALASFATPDVTVDRIGDLLDCDLGRLLAAAPRLEAMRR, encoded by the coding sequence ATGAACCAGGTCGTCTTTCTGGTCGATGTCGACAATACGCTTCTCGATAACGATCGTATCCAGGCTGATATCAAGGCCTACCTCGAGCGCCGGTTCGGAGCCCCCTGTCGCGATCGGTACTGGGCAATTCTCGAGGAGTTGTTCGAAGAACTGGGCTATCGAGACTATCTCGGTGCGCTCCAGCGGTACCGCATCGAACACCCCCAGGACATGCACTTATTGTCCATGTCGTCATTCCTGGTCGATTACCCGTTCGCCAATCGGTTGTACCCGGGATCCCTGGATGTGCTCGAACAACTACGTCAGTGGGGCCCAACCGTCCTTCTCACCGATGGCGACGTCGTCTTTCAACCCCGGAAAGTCGAGCGCTCCGGACTTTTGGAGGCAGTCAACTCACACGTGCTGATCTACATCCACAAGGAACTCGCGCTCGATGATGTCGAGGCTCGCTATCCGGCGCTGCACTACGTTCTGGTTGATGACAAGCCGCGAATCCTTGCCGCGGTCAAAGAGGCTTGGGGCAACCGCGTCACCACCGTCCTTCCCCGACAAGGACAATATGCGCATGACGCGAACGCCCTCGCCTCCTTCGCCACACCCGACGTGACGGTGGACCGGATCGGAG
- a CDS encoding glycoside hydrolase family 15 protein yields MGYKPIESYGVIGDLHTVALVGIDGSIDWCCLPHFDSPSVFAAILDDQKGGSFRIASLYEAQHKQMYMPDSNVLVTRFLSDQGVGEVVDFMPVQGPCEIRKIHQIVRVVRAVRGSVRFRLDCRPAFDFARRPHQVILEGWGAIFEAQGMKVSLVSRFPLGRQGDGVAAEFVLNPGETTTFILRQVEENGHGSVHDGVLLEARLVGTEALTQTLAFWRQWLRKCSYSGRWREMVHRSALVLKLLTFAPTGAIVAAPTCGLPEEIGGVRNWDYRYTWVRDAAFTNYAFLRLGLTSETEQFMAWLEQRAVEGARGDPLQTMYRIDGGRELPEEILDHLDGYRGSRPVRVGNAAADQLQLDIYGELMDAVYLYDKYGTPIAYDSWRHVRKMLDWVASNWERADDGIWEVRGGQQQFVYSKVQCWVALMGLGAAPGRASYGM; encoded by the coding sequence ATGGGCTACAAGCCGATCGAGTCCTACGGCGTCATCGGCGACCTGCACACCGTTGCCCTGGTTGGCATCGACGGGTCCATCGACTGGTGTTGCCTGCCGCACTTTGACTCGCCAAGCGTTTTCGCGGCGATCCTCGACGATCAGAAAGGGGGCTCATTCCGCATCGCTAGTCTCTACGAGGCGCAGCACAAACAGATGTACATGCCTGACAGCAACGTCCTGGTGACGCGCTTTCTTAGCGACCAGGGCGTCGGTGAAGTCGTGGACTTCATGCCGGTCCAGGGCCCGTGCGAGATCAGAAAAATCCACCAGATCGTCCGAGTAGTGCGAGCGGTTCGCGGGTCTGTCCGTTTCCGCCTCGACTGCCGGCCGGCTTTCGATTTCGCCCGCCGGCCCCATCAGGTCATCCTGGAGGGCTGGGGAGCGATCTTCGAGGCGCAAGGCATGAAAGTCTCGCTGGTCAGCCGCTTCCCGCTTGGTCGGCAAGGCGACGGCGTCGCTGCCGAGTTCGTCCTCAACCCCGGCGAGACGACCACGTTCATCCTCCGCCAGGTGGAGGAGAACGGCCACGGCAGCGTTCATGATGGGGTCCTGCTCGAGGCGCGGCTGGTCGGCACGGAGGCGCTGACGCAGACCCTGGCTTTTTGGCGGCAGTGGCTGAGGAAGTGCAGCTATTCAGGTCGCTGGCGGGAGATGGTCCACCGCTCGGCGCTGGTGTTGAAGCTGCTGACGTTCGCGCCGACCGGCGCGATCGTGGCGGCGCCGACCTGCGGGCTGCCGGAGGAGATCGGCGGGGTGCGCAACTGGGACTATCGTTATACTTGGGTGCGCGACGCCGCTTTCACCAATTACGCCTTCCTGCGCCTGGGGCTGACGTCGGAGACGGAGCAGTTCATGGCCTGGTTGGAGCAGCGGGCCGTCGAGGGCGCCCGGGGCGACCCGTTGCAGACTATGTATCGCATCGACGGTGGCCGCGAGCTGCCCGAGGAGATCCTCGACCACCTCGATGGCTACCGCGGGTCGCGTCCAGTGCGAGTCGGTAACGCCGCTGCCGACCAGCTGCAGCTGGACATCTATGGCGAACTGATGGATGCGGTTTACCTGTACGACAAGTACGGGACGCCGATCGCCTATGACTCCTGGCGCCACGTGCGCAAGATGCTGGACTGGGTGGCGAGCAACTGGGAGCGAGCCGACGATGGCATCTGGGAGGTGCGCGGTGGACAACAGCAGTTCGTGTACTCCAAGGTGCAGTGCTGGGTGGCGCTGATGGGTCTCGGAGCCGCACCAGGAAGAGCAAGCTACGGCATGTAG
- a CDS encoding LysR family transcriptional regulator — protein MPRTRDGFTDMDWDKLKVFHAAAEAGSFTHAGEQLGLSQSAVSRQVSALEQELSVSLFHRHARGLILTEQGDLLFRTAHDVFMQLQAARAKLTDSRERPSGDLKITTTPGVGINWLIPRLGEFTALYPEIRISLIVTDEELDLSMREADVAIRTRKPTQPDLIQRKLFAMGFHAYCSPDYIKRFGTPRTLEELDSHRIITLSDGNFAPHLQNRNWLVEAGRNGSGPREAYFRVNNILGLVRACQQGLGIAALPDYLIEEQSRLVQLFGESDSIQLDTYFVYPEELKTVARVQVFRDFVVSKAQRWPS, from the coding sequence ATGCCTCGAACACGCGACGGATTTACGGATATGGATTGGGACAAGCTGAAGGTGTTTCACGCGGCGGCGGAAGCGGGCAGCTTCACGCATGCGGGCGAGCAGCTCGGCCTGTCGCAATCGGCGGTGTCCCGCCAAGTGTCGGCGCTGGAGCAGGAGCTCTCGGTCTCGCTGTTCCACCGCCACGCCCGCGGCCTGATCCTCACCGAGCAGGGCGACCTGCTCTTCCGCACCGCGCATGACGTGTTCATGCAGCTGCAGGCGGCGCGCGCCAAGCTGACCGACAGCCGCGAGCGGCCGAGCGGCGATCTCAAGATCACCACCACGCCCGGCGTCGGCATCAACTGGCTGATCCCGCGGCTCGGCGAATTCACTGCGCTCTATCCGGAAATCCGGATCTCGCTGATCGTCACCGACGAGGAGCTCGACCTGTCGATGCGCGAGGCGGACGTCGCGATCCGCACCCGCAAGCCGACGCAGCCGGATCTCATCCAGCGCAAGCTGTTCGCGATGGGCTTCCACGCCTATTGCTCGCCGGATTACATCAAGCGCTTCGGCACGCCGCGCACGCTCGAGGAGCTCGACTCCCACCGCATCATCACGCTCTCCGACGGCAACTTCGCGCCACATCTTCAGAACCGCAACTGGCTGGTCGAAGCCGGCCGCAACGGCTCTGGTCCGCGCGAGGCCTATTTCAGAGTGAACAACATCCTCGGCCTTGTCCGCGCCTGCCAGCAGGGCCTCGGCATCGCGGCGCTGCCGGACTATCTGATCGAAGAACAGAGCCGCCTGGTGCAGCTGTTCGGAGAATCGGATTCGATCCAGCTCGACACTTATTTCGTCTATCCCGAGGAGTTGAAGACGGTCGCGCGCGTGCAGGTGTTCCGCGACTTCGTGGTGAGCAAGGCGCAGCGCTGGCCTTCCTGA
- a CDS encoding AEC family transporter has product MATVLIVAPVFALIAAGYASVLFRFVSETAHKGISEFAFSIAIPALLFRTIVVSEFPDVSPWRMWGAYYGALAITWIAALALSACLRERREDREDGVVFAIGSVYGNIVMLGIPLVLSALGNEAAGPMSLILSVNTPLLWLCGILQMELVSRKRTGSVLSVIRPVLADLARNPLMLAIGFGVVWRFTGLGLNPVVDRTIELLAQAGSPAALIALGINLFRFEVKGEMLSVAAMSALKLLAMPAAAFVLAKLLGLPPVAAGVIVLFAAMPTGANAYIFAAQYQRLVNPVSGAVALGTLLAAVTLPVVVVIVAGAR; this is encoded by the coding sequence ATGGCCACAGTGTTGATCGTCGCGCCGGTGTTCGCCCTGATCGCGGCCGGCTACGCGTCGGTGCTGTTTCGCTTCGTCTCGGAGACCGCGCACAAGGGCATCTCCGAGTTCGCCTTCAGCATCGCGATCCCGGCGCTGCTGTTCCGCACCATCGTCGTGTCGGAATTCCCCGATGTCAGCCCCTGGCGGATGTGGGGCGCCTATTACGGCGCGCTGGCCATCACCTGGATCGCGGCGCTGGCGCTCTCGGCATGCTTGCGCGAACGGCGCGAGGACCGCGAGGACGGCGTCGTGTTCGCGATCGGCTCGGTCTACGGCAACATCGTGATGCTCGGCATTCCCCTCGTGCTCTCGGCGCTCGGCAACGAGGCCGCAGGCCCGATGTCGCTGATCCTGTCGGTGAACACGCCGCTGCTCTGGCTCTGCGGCATCCTGCAGATGGAGCTTGTCAGCCGCAAGCGGACGGGCTCGGTCCTGTCGGTCATCCGCCCCGTGCTCGCGGATCTCGCGCGCAATCCGCTGATGCTGGCGATCGGTTTTGGCGTGGTCTGGCGCTTTACGGGACTCGGCCTCAACCCCGTCGTCGACAGGACGATCGAGTTGCTCGCACAGGCGGGATCGCCGGCGGCGCTGATCGCGCTCGGCATCAATCTGTTTCGGTTCGAGGTCAAAGGCGAGATGCTGAGCGTCGCCGCGATGAGCGCGCTGAAGCTGCTGGCGATGCCGGCGGCGGCGTTCGTGCTGGCCAAACTGCTCGGTTTGCCTCCGGTCGCAGCCGGCGTCATCGTGCTGTTCGCGGCGATGCCGACCGGCGCCAACGCGTACATCTTCGCGGCCCAGTATCAGCGGCTGGTGAACCCGGTGTCGGGGGCGGTGGCGCTGGGGACGTTGCTGGCGGCGGTGACGTTGCCGGTGGTGGTGGTGATCGTGGCGGGGGCGAGGTAG
- a CDS encoding ParA family protein, with amino-acid sequence MNVIVFASRKGGSGKSTLAAHLAAQIKASKQVMLVDADPQGSLTLWHKLRGTNEPPIKAAVNSVSGIVSAAKRDGYEWVLIDTPPNLSAVVDDAIKNATMVVIPARPGVFDVNAVQETIQMCRAARKPYAVVLNGAPARRDESESPIVTIAREALAKFRAPVWGGQITNRSDLLMALSHGEGAREYQAESRAAQEIARLWAAIERSVKAIRGTASASGAMHKQAA; translated from the coding sequence ATGAACGTAATTGTTTTTGCATCGCGTAAAGGCGGCTCGGGCAAGAGTACCCTGGCCGCACATCTCGCCGCGCAGATCAAGGCGAGCAAGCAGGTGATGCTCGTGGACGCGGATCCGCAGGGCTCGCTCACGCTGTGGCACAAGCTGCGCGGCACCAACGAGCCGCCGATCAAGGCTGCGGTGAACTCGGTCAGCGGCATCGTCTCCGCTGCCAAGCGCGACGGTTATGAATGGGTGTTGATCGACACGCCGCCGAATCTCTCGGCCGTCGTCGACGACGCGATCAAGAACGCGACCATGGTGGTCATTCCGGCGCGTCCCGGCGTGTTCGACGTCAACGCGGTGCAGGAAACCATCCAGATGTGCCGCGCGGCGCGCAAGCCCTACGCGGTCGTGCTCAACGGTGCGCCGGCGCGCCGCGACGAGTCCGAAAGCCCGATCGTCACCATCGCCCGCGAGGCGCTGGCGAAATTCCGCGCGCCGGTGTGGGGCGGCCAGATCACCAACCGTTCGGATTTGCTGATGGCGCTCAGCCACGGCGAAGGCGCGCGCGAGTATCAGGCCGAGAGCCGTGCGGCCCAGGAAATCGCAAGGCTGTGGGCGGCGATCGAGCGTTCAGTGAAGGCTATTCGCGGCACGGCGTCGGCATCCGGCGCAATGCACAAGCAGGCGGCATAA
- a CDS encoding IS3-like element ISRj2 family transposase (programmed frameshift), translating into MTKKSRRTHSPAFKAKVALAAVKGDKTLAELAQLFDVHPNQITIWKNQLLEGAAGVFGHDKTSAETPVDLKALHAKIGELALENGFFVRRAHQGGPAERKAMIDRDHDLSIVRQAKVLKLARSTVYYEPRPVSAEDLALMRRLDELHLDYPFAGARMLRSLLRREGVYAGRRHIATLMKRMRIEAVYRRPNTSKPAPGHKIYPYLLRGLKIERPDHAWAMDITYIPMRRGFVYLAAVVDVFSRRVLAHRVSITMEAAFCVEAVQEALAKHGRPEIFNTDQGSQFTSLEFTDVLLDAKIAISMDGKGAWRDNVFVERLWRTVKYEEVYLRAYDSVSEARASIAKYLAFYNQGRPHSSLDGRTPDEAYFGTQAMVMAA; encoded by the exons ATGACGAAGAAGAGCCGCCGGACGCATTCTCCGGCATTCAAGGCGAAGGTTGCTTTGGCTGCGGTCAAAGGCGACAAGACACTGGCGGAGCTGGCGCAACTGTTTGATGTTCATCCGAACCAGATCACGATCTGGAAAAACCAGCTCCTGGAAGGCGCCGCCGGCGTGTTTGGGCATGACAAGACATCGGCCGAGACGCCGGTCGATTTGAAGGCGTTACATGCCAAGATCGGCGAGCTGGCGTTGGAAAACG GATTTTTTGTCCGGCGCGCTCACCAAGGCGGGCCTGCTGAGCGCAAAGCGATGATCGACCGCGATCATGATCTTTCTATCGTGCGCCAGGCGAAGGTCCTGAAGCTGGCTCGCAGCACGGTCTACTATGAACCTCGGCCAGTTTCGGCCGAGGACCTTGCCTTGATGCGTCGGCTCGATGAGCTGCATCTCGATTATCCCTTCGCGGGAGCGCGTATGCTGCGATCGTTGCTGCGGCGGGAGGGCGTATACGCCGGTCGCCGCCACATCGCGACGCTGATGAAGCGCATGCGGATCGAGGCGGTCTATCGTCGCCCGAACACGAGCAAGCCGGCTCCGGGTCACAAGATCTACCCGTACCTGTTGCGCGGATTGAAGATCGAGCGGCCCGACCATGCGTGGGCAATGGACATCACCTACATTCCGATGCGGCGTGGCTTCGTCTATCTCGCGGCGGTCGTCGATGTGTTCAGCCGACGGGTCCTGGCCCATCGCGTCTCGATCACAATGGAGGCGGCCTTCTGCGTCGAAGCGGTCCAGGAGGCGTTGGCGAAGCACGGCAGGCCCGAGATTTTCAACACGGATCAGGGCAGCCAGTTCACCAGCCTCGAGTTCACCGATGTGCTGCTGGACGCGAAGATCGCCATCAGCATGGACGGCAAGGGCGCCTGGCGCGACAACGTGTTTGTCGAGCGGCTCTGGCGCACGGTCAAATACGAAGAAGTATATCTCCGCGCCTACGACAGCGTGTCCGAGGCGCGAGCGTCAATTGCCAAGTATCTGGCCTTCTACAATCAGGGACGCCCTCACTCGAGCCTTGACGGGCGCACGCCCGACGAGGCTTACTTCGGCACGCAAGCTATGGTGATGGCCGCATGA
- a CDS encoding DUF4126 domain-containing protein has product MSIALGVGLAAATGFRVFLPMLVASVAAYSGSLPLGDGFAWLGTPAAMLMLGVAALLEVGAYFIPGVDNVLDVIAAPVAVIAGAMLSAATMADLPPMMKWTAAIVAGGGAAGIVHGVTAVVRAKSTVLTAGLGNSTVATAELGGALLVSLLALAAPVAAFAIVILMLWLAIRLILRLRRSAPRTDQPG; this is encoded by the coding sequence TTGTCGATTGCGCTCGGTGTCGGTCTTGCGGCCGCGACGGGCTTCCGGGTGTTCCTGCCGATGCTGGTTGCCAGCGTGGCCGCTTACTCGGGTTCGCTTCCTTTGGGCGACGGTTTCGCGTGGCTTGGAACACCTGCTGCAATGCTCATGCTTGGCGTGGCCGCGCTCCTGGAGGTTGGTGCGTATTTCATTCCCGGCGTGGATAATGTGCTCGATGTCATCGCCGCGCCTGTCGCGGTGATCGCCGGAGCCATGCTGTCAGCGGCGACCATGGCAGACCTTCCGCCGATGATGAAATGGACGGCCGCCATCGTCGCGGGCGGCGGCGCGGCCGGCATCGTGCATGGCGTCACCGCGGTCGTGCGGGCCAAATCGACGGTCCTGACGGCTGGCCTCGGCAACTCAACCGTTGCGACCGCCGAATTGGGCGGTGCACTCCTCGTATCGCTTCTCGCCCTGGCTGCGCCGGTTGCCGCATTCGCGATCGTCATTCTGATGCTCTGGCTGGCGATACGTTTGATCCTGCGCTTGCGGAGGTCAGCTCCTCGCACGGATCAACCGGGATGA
- a CDS encoding Lrp/AsnC family transcriptional regulator produces MSRNLDEIDLKILTEVQADGRITNVELAKRVGISPPPCLRRVRALEEEGYIHGYRGLLDARKLGFDVTVFAAVHLSSQAEADLRAFEEFVRAEPLVRECWMLSGEVDFILKCVAPDMATFQDFVTHLTAAPHVRNVRTSLVLHNSKYEAAVPLDVKGRR; encoded by the coding sequence GTGTCGCGGAACCTAGACGAGATCGACCTGAAAATTCTCACCGAGGTCCAGGCCGACGGTCGAATCACGAATGTCGAGCTGGCCAAGCGCGTCGGCATCTCGCCGCCACCTTGCCTCCGCCGCGTCCGCGCGCTGGAGGAGGAGGGCTATATCCACGGCTATCGTGGCCTGCTCGACGCCCGCAAGCTCGGCTTCGACGTCACCGTGTTCGCCGCGGTGCACCTGTCCAGCCAGGCTGAGGCGGATTTACGCGCCTTCGAGGAGTTCGTCCGCGCCGAGCCCCTGGTGCGGGAATGCTGGATGCTGTCGGGCGAGGTCGATTTCATCCTGAAATGCGTCGCACCGGACATGGCCACCTTCCAGGATTTCGTGACGCACCTCACCGCCGCGCCCCATGTGCGCAACGTGCGGACGTCGCTGGTGCTGCATAATTCGAAATACGAGGCGGCCGTGCCGCTTGATGTGAAGGGAAGAAGGTAA
- a CDS encoding histidine phosphatase family protein, with protein MSAVLPIICLARHGETAWSLSGQHTGLTDLPLTERGELNAQSLGARLLGFTFAKVFTSPLKRAVRTSELAGFGVEAEPDCDLLEWNYGQYEGRRTKEIHEERPGWQLFRDGCPGGEAPNQVGARADRIVERVRNVPGDVLLFSSGHFLRVLTARWLGLDAEAGRLFTLDTASLSILGYEHDQSEPAVRLWNDTGHVEGRFPPAFAH; from the coding sequence ATGAGCGCCGTCCTTCCGATCATTTGCCTCGCAAGGCATGGCGAGACGGCGTGGAGCCTCTCAGGCCAGCATACAGGCCTCACAGACTTGCCTCTCACTGAGCGCGGCGAACTCAATGCGCAGAGTTTGGGCGCGCGGTTGCTGGGTTTCACTTTCGCAAAAGTGTTCACAAGCCCCCTGAAGCGAGCGGTCCGGACGTCGGAGTTAGCTGGTTTCGGAGTCGAGGCGGAGCCCGACTGCGATCTGCTGGAATGGAATTACGGCCAATACGAGGGGCGTCGCACAAAGGAAATCCATGAAGAGCGTCCAGGCTGGCAATTGTTTCGCGACGGCTGTCCAGGAGGAGAAGCACCGAATCAAGTCGGCGCCCGGGCTGATCGCATTGTGGAGCGTGTTCGCAACGTCCCAGGTGACGTGTTATTGTTTTCGAGCGGACATTTTCTCCGAGTTTTGACAGCACGCTGGTTAGGCCTCGATGCGGAGGCCGGACGACTCTTTACGCTCGACACTGCAAGCCTGAGCATACTCGGGTACGAACACGATCAGTCAGAGCCAGCGGTCCGACTGTGGAATGACACCGGGCACGTCGAAGGTCGGTTCCCACCAGCCTTCGCGCACTGA